From one Lycorma delicatula isolate Av1 chromosome 2, ASM4794821v1, whole genome shotgun sequence genomic stretch:
- the LOC142319255 gene encoding pyridoxal phosphate phosphatase PHOSPHO2-like, translating to MFKFILWLILIQSTVQKTLVVMDFDHTIVEKNIIQLLTDMLPKDKLPVETKESFLKTFSFIPHTQLFFKKVHELKVTEQKMLQLIENQPPIDEMDKVLRILHHQNCDIVIISNSYSVFVESWLRFRSLRHMVNRIFTNPAWFDSTGLLHVKGYHFQSKCRLSPSNLCKRSVMEFFLKYQRFQGISYNKIIYIGDGKNDMCAALSLKENDLLFPRVGFLLHSMLSNITRRIKPKIFPWTNGSNIINILQTNKL from the exons atgtttaagtttattctatggttaattttaatacaatctact GTACAAAAAACTCTGGTAGTGATGGATTTTGATCACACAATAGtggaaaaaaacataattcaattattaactgATATGTTACCAAAGGATAAACTACCTGTTGAAACTAAAGAatcgtttttaaaaacattcagttttatacCACATACACAACTGTTCTTTAAGAAAGTTCATGAATTAAAAGTTACAGAACAAAAGATGTTACAACTAATAGAAAATCAACCACCAATAGATGAAATGGATAAAGTTCTTAGAATATTACACCATCAGAATTGTGACATTGTTATAATTTCTAATTCATATTCAGTTTTTGTGGAGAGTTGGCTTCGTTTTAGATCACTAAGACATAtggtaaatagaatttttacaaatCCAGCGTGGTTTGATTCAACAGGATTGCTACATGTTAAAGGATATCATTTTCAGAGCAAGTGCCGATTGAGTCCAAGTAATCTGTGTAAGCGATCTGTAATggagttttttctaaaatatcaacGATTTCAAGGTATAAGCTacaataagataatttatattgGAGATGGAAAAAATGATATGTGTGCTGCACTTTCactaaaagaaaatgatttattgtTTCCAAGAGTTGGTTTTTTGTTACATAGTATGCTATCAAATATTACAAGAAGAATAAAGCCTAAAATTTTTCCATGGACTAATGgaagtaatataattaacattttgcaaaccaataaattataa